TGCCATCTGTGGTAATTATCGTTTGTCCTTTGTATTGTAATAAATCTTCAAAATAATCTGGAGATAGAATAATGTTTTCAGCTTCATTTAAAACAATATCTTTTCCATCGTAATTTTCGATAATTTGAGGTTTTACGTTTTTACCTGTAAAATCTGGCGATGTATCAAAATGAGAAATAAACCCAATAGTTGGTACATTGTGATCTACGTTGCTAGGCAATGTAGCCATAATGTATGCGTTTTCGTCGATGCTAACATCTTCTAAACCAATTTGTTTAAGTTCTTCGGCAAGTTTGTTAGCCAAATCCCATTGTTTTTCTGTACTTGGTGTAGTTTGAGATTCTGGATCAGACTCGGTATCCACAGTTACATAACCTACAAAACGTTTTATGATATGTTCTTTTGAAATCATTTTAGAAAAATTTTAATGTATTTGAGGGAAAAAATGTTCTTGATTTTAATATTTCAAAAATACGATTTTTAGCCATGAATTCACGAATGTTTTCATTCAAATAATTAGGAGACAAGATTCAAATATTTAAATTTTCAGGCGTTAGAATTGTTCAATTTTTTAATTAAACCTATTTTTGCACAAATAATCCTGATGTACAAACAATTACTGCGCCCGATATTTTTTTCTTTCGATCCTGAAAAAATTCACCATTTTACATTTTCATTAGTAAAATTCACTTCTAAAATCCCTGGTTTTAAATCTATATACAGGAGTTTATATGTTATAGAAAACCCTAAATTAGAGCGAAATGTATTTGGGTTAACTTTTAAAAACCCTGTGGGATTAGCTGCAGGTTTTGATAAAAATGCCGTGCTTTACAATGAATTGGCAAACTTTGGATTTGGTTTTATTGAAATAGGCACTGTAACTCTAAAAGCGCAAGAGGGAAATCCAAAAAAGCGTTTATTTCGTTTAAAAGATGATCAAGGTATTATTAACCGAATGGGTTTTAATAATGAAGGCTTACAAGCGGCTATTGTTCAACTTAAAAAGAATAAGGGAAAACTTGTTATTGGTGGAAATATTGGTAAAAATACGCAAACAAAACCTGAAGATTATACTAAAGATTATTTAGAGTGTTTTAACGCCTTGCACCCTTATGTAGATTATTTTGTACTTAACGTGAGTTGCCCTAATGTGGGATCGCATGCTA
The window above is part of the Algibacter sp. L3A6 genome. Proteins encoded here:
- a CDS encoding quinone-dependent dihydroorotate dehydrogenase, giving the protein MYKQLLRPIFFSFDPEKIHHFTFSLVKFTSKIPGFKSIYRSLYVIENPKLERNVFGLTFKNPVGLAAGFDKNAVLYNELANFGFGFIEIGTVTLKAQEGNPKKRLFRLKDDQGIINRMGFNNEGLQAAIVQLKKNKGKLVIGGNIGKNTQTKPEDYTKDYLECFNALHPYVDYFVLNVSCPNVGSHAKLNDKDYLEELIGAVQKANGTFATQKPIVLKIAPDLNNAQLDEIIELVKETNLDGVIASNTSMDRSGLKASSERLESIGNGGLSGQPVKDKSTAVIKYLSEKSNKAFPIIGVGGVHSAKDALEKIDAGADLVQIYTGFIYEGPSLVKQINKAILNRG